The genomic window AACCATGCTAGTGTATCACATAAGGAGTATGGTTAGTGAACAATACACATTCTCGGAGCAACGTATCTCATCTGACGGTAGCCAGTGCGTTCGCTCACACGATCGGTAGCTGAGAGCGTCGCTTCGACCAAAATTGCACTCGATCAGCGCGCGATCGGCGGCCGTCGTCCGAAAGCGGGCGTCGGCGACTAGCCGAACTTGCCGGTAATGTAGTCCTCGACGCGGTCGTGCTCGGGGTTCTCGAAGATTTTGTCCGTGTCGTCGAACTCGACGAGCTCGCCACCGGTCAGGAAGACCGCCGTCTTATCGGAGATGCGGGCCGCCTGCTGCATGTTGTGGGTGACGATGACGACCGTGTACTCCTCGGCGAGGTCCTCGATCAGATCCTCGATCTTCGAGGTGGCGACGGGGTCCAGCGCCGACGCCGGTTCGTCCATCAGGATCACTTCCGGGTCCGGAGCGATCGCGCGCGCGATACAGAGTCGCTGTTGCTGGCCGCCCGAGAGATCCAGCCCGCTCGAGTCCAGTTGATCCTTGACTTCGTCCCACAGGGCGGCCCGCTCGAGGGCGGTTCGGACCTTCTCGTCGACGTTGTCGTCCTTGCCCTGAACGCGCAGGCCGTAGGCGACGTTGTCGCGGATGCTCTTGGGGAAGGGGTTCGGCGACTGGAAGACCATCCCGACCTTCCGACGGAGCGCGACGGGATCGACGTCGTCGTCGTAGACGTTCTTCCCGCGGAAGTAGAGGTCGCCCTCGACGCGGGCGATGTCGATGAGGTCGTTCATCCGGTTGATCGAGCGCAGGAACGTCGACTTCCCGCAACCCGAGGGACCGATCAGCGCCGTCACCTGTTTCTCGGGAATCTCCATGTTGATCCCCTGAAGCGCCTGGTCATCGCCGTAGTAGACGTCGAGGTCTCGCGCCTCGAGCAGCGTTCGGTCGGTCACCGTCTCGGCGCCGGCGTCGGCACTGTCGGTGAGACCGCCGGTTCCCGGCGTCGGGGCTGGCTGGTCGTCGGTCGATTCCGTTTCCGAGGAGGTCATCTGTTCGTTAGTCATTGTCAGGTGCGCTGTTGATATCGGTTCCGGATGACGATCGCGATCGAGTTGATCGTCAGCAGGACGACGAGTAGCGTGACGACGCCGGCGGCGACGACGCCGTACTGGAATTCGGTCTGGGGGTAGGAGGCCCAGTTGTAGATCTGCAGCGGCATGGCGCTGACCTTGCTGAAGGGGCCGTTCGGGAGCCCGAAGACGGTCGTCGGGGCGGCGATCATGATCAGCGGCGCGGTCTCGCCGATCGCGCGGCCGAGCGCGAGGATCGTCCCGGTCATGATGCCGGGCATCGCCCGCGGCAGTACGACGTTGCGGATCGTCTGCCACTTCGTCGCGCCCATCCCGTAGGACGCCTGCCGCTGGGAGTCGGGAACGGACCGGATCGCTTCCTGGGCCGAGATGATCACGATCGGCAGGATGAGCAGGGCGACGGTGAACGCGGCCGCCAGCACCGACCCGTAGCCGATGCTAAAGAGGCCGACGAACAGCCCCAGTCCCAGCAGGCCGTACACGACCGAGGGGACGCCGGCGAGGTTCGCGATGTTGAGCTGGATGAACTTCGTGAGGTAGCCGTCGCCGGCGTACTCCTCCAGATAGATCGCGGCGCCGACGCCGAGCGGGAACGTGACGAGCGCGATCACGAGCATGATCGCGATCGAACCGACGATCGCCGGCAGGAACCCGGCCTGATACGGGTCGGGATGCGGCGGGTTCGTGAGGAACTGCCAGTCGAGCCAGCCGACGGCGTCGACGGCGACGTTCAGGAGCAACGCCGCCAGCGAGACGATGCCGATGAGCGTCGCCGCCAGCGCGAGCAGACGGAAGGCGACGTCTTTCGTCCGGCTGATCTGACCGAACCCGGAGTCGACGGGTTCGTCGCGGGTGTCGGCCGCCATCAGCGGTACACCTCCCGATAGCGCGACGCGACGAGTTCACTGATGAGGTTCATGGCGAAGGTGATGACGAACAGCGTTAGTCCGACCGCGAAGAGGCTCTTGTACGCCGGTCCCTGTCCGACGAGATCGCCCGTCCCGATCTGGACCATCGCGGAGGTCATCGGCTGGATCGAGTTCAGGAACATTCCCGCCGGGTCGGAGAGATCGACCATCCGCGGCGTCTGTCCCGCCGCGATGGCGACGATCATCGTCTCGCCGATCGCCCGCGAGAGCGCGAGGATGAACGAGGAGAAAATTCCCGACAGCGCCGCCGGCACGACGACGGACGTCGAGACGGTGAACTTCGTCGCGCCGAGGCCGTAACTGGCCTGACGAAGCGAGTCCGGAACCGCGCTCATCGCGTCCTCGCTGATCGAGGAGACCATCGGGATGATCATGATACCGACCATGATCGACGCCGACAGGGCGTTGAACGTCGACAGCGGCAGGAACGTGTCCAGCGCCGGCGTCACGTAGACCAGCGCGAAGTAGCCGTAGACGACCGTCGGCACGCCCGCCAGCACCTCGAGCGCCGGCTTGAGGTAGGCGCGCTGGCGGTCGGAGGCGTACTCGCTGAGATAGATAGCGGTCAGCAGCCCGATCGGGAGCGCGACCATCGCCGAGCCGATGGTGATGACGAGCGTCCCCGAGATCAGCGGCAGCACGCCGAACGAGACCGGATCGTGCGTCGGGTTCCACTCCGTTCCGGTGAGGAATTCGACGGGCGAAACCTGAGCGAAGAAATCGACCGCATCGATGAGCAACGTCAGGATGATCCCGAGCGTCGTCAGAATCGAGAGGAGCGCACAGAGCAGGAAGAGGTACTTGAACGCGGTCCCCCGCGCCGTTCGGATGTCGTCGTGGGAGAAATCGGGTTGGCTCATTCGGTCACCTCCGCGACCGCGGCGTCGAGTTTCTCGAGGTTCTCGTCGCGTGTCTCCTCGTCGATCGGGACGTAACCGACGTCGGAGACGAGATCCGTCGCGGCCCGTTCCATGTAGAACCGAACGAAGTCACGGACCGCCGGTTTCGTGAGCGATTGCTTCGCGACGTAGATGAACAGCGGTCGCGAAAGCGGCGTGTACTCGCCGGACATGGCCGTCTCGATCGACGGCTCGACGCAGCCGTCACCGCTGTCGATCGAGACGGCTTTGATCGAATCCGGGTTCTCGCTGTAGTACGAGAAGCCGAAGTACCCCATGGCGTACTCCGAACCGCGGACCCCCTGAACGATCGTTCGGTCCCGTTCGGTCGCGTAGTAGTCGCTACGGTGGTTCAGTTCCTCGCCGAGGACCGCCTCGTTGAAGTAGTCGAACGTGCCCGAGGTGGTCGCGGCGCCGTACAGTTCGATCTCCTCGTCGGGCCACTCGTCGTCGAGTTCGCTCCACCGCTGGGCGCCGTCGGTCCGCCAGATCTCCTGGAGTTGTTCGACCGTGAGACAGTCGACCCAGTCCGCCTCCGGATTGACGACCACCGTCAGCGCGTCGGTCGCGATCTGGAACTCGATCGGCGTGACGTCGTTGTTTCCGCACTGTTCGATTTCGGCGTCGGCGATCGCCCGACTCGCGTTGTTAATGTCGGTCCGCCCCGCACAGAAGAAGTTCCCGAACCCACCGCCAGTTCCGGTCTTACTGAGCGAGATGTTGACGGTCGGGTTCTCTTCGGAGAACGCGGAGGCGATCGCCTCGGTCACGGGAAACACCGTGCTGCTCCCCGCGACGTTCACTTGTTTCCCTTCCGCGGCGAAGACGCCGCTACAGCCGGCTAATCCACCGGAAAGGGCAACGCCAGCCGCGGCGAGAAAATCACGCCGACCGGATTCGGTCGGCAGGGACGCCGTGGTTTCTCTCGACATCACCGGATGCAAGCCACACTGTAGGTAAGTAGACTACTATGAGGACTATATAGAGATATGTATCTAATACCGTGGTAGTCAGTCCGGTGACTGGTACCGATCCCAGGCCGCTAACCCATACATATGACAATTCATGCCAGTCAGGCGATTCGGAACGAATGGAAATACGTCCAGCGATATCGTGTTCGACGGAAATCGACCGAACATATATAGACGAGACTGCGACGATCGTTCGGTCCGTTCGAACGGCGCCACAGCGGCGAGGCCCTGGAGTCGGGTCGAAGCGCTCGACGCGCCTCGAGTCTCGCGACGCACCGATCACGAACTGCCCGACGAGGGGTTTCAGGAGGGTCGCGTTGTCGACGCTCGCCGCCCTTACCCGAACTTGCCGGTGATATAGTCCTCGACGCGGTCGTGCTCGGGGTTCTCGAAGATCTTGTCCGTGTCGTCGAACTCGACGAGCTCGCCACCGGTGAGGAAGACCGCCGTCTTGTCGGAGATACGGGCCGCCTGCTGCATGTTGTGGGTGACGATGACGACCGTGTACTCCTCGGAGAGGTCCTCGATCAGGTCCTCGATCTTCGCGGTGGCGATCGGGTCCAGCGCCGACGCCGGCTCGTCCATCAGGACGACCTCGGGATCGGGGGCGATCGCGCGCGCGATACAGAGCCGCTGTTGCTGACCGCCCGAGAGATCCAGCCCGCTCGAGTCCAGTTGGTCTTCGACTTCCTCGAGCAGGGCCGCCCGCTCTAAGGCGGTACGAACCTGTTCGTCGACGTTGTCGTCCTTGTCCTGAACGCGCAGGCCGTAGGCGACGTTGTCGCGGATGCTCTTGGGGAAGGGATTCGGCGACTGGAAGACCATCCCGATCTTCCGGCGCAGGGCGACGGGATCGACGTCGTCGTCGTAGACGTTCTTCCCGCGGAAGTAGAGGTCGCCTTCGACGCGAGCGATGTCGATGAGGTCGTTCATCCGGTTGATCGAGCGCAGGAACGTCGACTTCCCACAGCCGGAGGGACCGATCAGCGCGGTTACCTTCCGTTCGGGGATGTCCATGTCGATGCGCTGGAGCGCCTGATCGTCGCCGTAGTAGACGTCCAGCTCGCGGGCTTCGATGACGGCGTCGTCGATGCGCGGCGATCCGAGGGGAGCGTTGCCGGGTATCGACGTGTCCTCGAGGGCGTTGCTGTCGTCGGACGTCGAGACGGATCGGGTTCCGTTCGCGGTCATTGTAGTGATCGAATCGGTAATTTCGGCCGGTTACGAGTTTGAGAACGCGGTTCGATGCGGTCGCTGCCGTGGTGGCACGCGATCGGCGTCGCGCGTCGGACCGACCCCGGTTCCGCTCGGCCGGCGTCGAGTCCGTGCGCAGGTACCATCATCGGAAGCCAGCCGCCGAGCGGATAAATACCGTGCTATGACCGGTCCGTCCGCGGCAAGTCGGTCCAGTGGCGCTATAGTGATCTATGGATACCGGAACGAACCACTTCGCTGGTCGCCGACACGGTCGCGTTCCCGAGATCGAGCGACGCGTCGATCGCGAACGGTTCGGTTCGCGGATTCAGCCTCGACGCCGCTACATAGTTCATCGCAGTATCTACATATCCGTACCCCCGAGACCGGCTCTCAGGGGATTAGTGGTCAGTATCTCTCGGCGAATTACCGAGATAGCGGCGGTACTGTGCTCGTCTCGGCCTCGGGTGAGAACTCTATAGAGGAAGATGGATTTATACGCACACGGGCGAATCGCCTCGGTATGGAGACGCGCAAGGTGCAGGTAACGGGCGGGTCGACGTTTACCGTCTCGCTGCCGAAGTCCTGGGCGATCGACAACGACGTCAGCGCCGGAACGACGGTCGAGTTCTACCCGGAGGAGGACTCGCTGTTGTTGACGCCGCAGAACGAAACCGATCGCCAGACGGGGACCCTCGATATCACGGATCTCGAGGGCGAGCGACTCACTCGGGCCGTGATGACGATGTACGTCAGCGGCTTCGACATCATCCGTCTCTCGGCCGGCCGCATCACGACCGACCAGCGCAGCGCGATCCGCAGCGCGACTCAGAGCCTCGTCGGTGTCGAGGTCTTAGAGGAGACGACCGACAGCGTCGTCATTCAGGACCTGCTCGACTCCTCGGAGCTCTCGATCGTCAACGCCGTCTCGCGGATGCGCCTGATCGCCCGAGCGATGCTCGAGGACGCCGTCACGGCCCTCGTCGAGAACGACGACGACATCGCGCAGGACGTCATCGAACGCGACGACGACGTCGACCGCCTCTGGCAGGTCGTCTCGCGGATCTTCCGCGCGACGCTGCGCTCGCCGCGGGCCGCGGAGGAGCTCGGCGTCCACCGCGAGGACTGTTTCGACTTCCACTCGAGCGCCCGCCAGCTCGAGCGGGTCGCCGATCACGCCGCCAAGATCAGCAATCTCGCGCTCAAACTCGAGGCGATTCCCGGGGACGTCGCCGACGCGCTCGTCGACCTCCACGACGACGTGTCGGATATCCTCGAGAAGTCGATGGACGCGCTGGTCGCCGAGGACAGCGACGAGGCGACCGATCTCGGCCACGCCGCCCGCGAGGCGATCCTCGAGATCGACGAGCACACCCGAACGATCGACGACATGCTCCGGGAGCTCGAGCCGGTGCAGGCCCAGTCGCTGGGGCTGATCGTCGACTCGCTCTCCCGGAGCGCCGACTACGGTGGCAACATCGCCGAGACGGCGCTTCAGAAGGCCGCGCCCCGTCCCTGATTCGGCTCTCTTTCGCTTTTTCTATTGCCCGCTCGAGCGGCCGTTCCCCACTCGAGGTTCGTATCGGGCGCCGGGACAGTGTTCGCGAGACCGGGAGAGGACTTTCCCGCGGCGGGGCGAACGACGACGGGATGGAGTACACCCACCTCGGCGAGACGGGACTCGAGGTGTCCCGGCTCTGTCTCGGCTGTATGAACTTCGGTTCCGGCGAGCCGTGGATGATAAACGACCGCGAGCAGTCCCGCGACGTGGTTCAGCGGGCGCTCGACCTCGGGATCACGTTCTTCGATACGGCGAACGTCTACTCGCAGGGCGAGAGCGAGGAGATCCTCGGCGAGGCGCTGGCCGAGTCCGACCGAGCGCGGTCGGAACTCGCCGTCGCGACGAAGGTCTACGGGCCGATGCACGACGGCCCGAACGGGCAGGGACTCTCCCGCAAGCACGTTCTCGAGCAGGCCGACGCGAGCCTCGAGCGCCTCGGCCTCGACTACGTCGATCTGTACCAGATCCATCGCTGGGACGACGAGACGCCGATCGCGGAGACGCTCTCGGCGCTCGATACCCTGATCGACGAGGGGAAAGTCCGCTACGTCGGCGCGAGCACGATGCCAGCCTGGAAGTTCTCGAAGGCGCTGTACGAGGCCGACCTGAACAACCGCGAGCGGTTCGTCTCGATGCAGTGCGAGTACAACCTCGTCGACCGCCACGAGGAGGCCAACGTCCTGCCGCTCTGTGCCGACCAGGGGATCGGCGTCCTCCCGTGGTCGCCGCTGGCCGGCGGCTTCCTGACGGGCAAGTACGAGCGCGACGCGGACCCCGAGGAGGGCCGCGCCGCGTCGGACGGGTTCATGGCGAAGCGGTTCACCGAGGAGAACTGGGACGTCCTCGAGGTCGTCCGCGACCTCGCCGACGAGAAGGACACGACGCCGGCGCAGCTCTCGCTTTCGTGGCTCCTGCACAAGGATCTCGTCGACGCCCCCATCATCGGCCCGCGGACGATCGAGCACTTAGAGGACAACGTCGTCGCGCTCGAGGTCGAGCTGACTGCCGACGAGATCGAGCGTCTCGAGGCACCGAAGACGCCGGTCTGGAATCCCGAGATCGGGGACGTCTGACGCGCCTGCGATTGCGCCCGCTCGAGCGGGCACTGTGACTGCGCGAACGGGGTTCCGCGACTGTTCGAAGAAAGATGTCGCTCGAGGGAAACCGAGCGTCGCCGCCGAAGCGAAGACGAAGTGAGACGGTCGCGGTCTAGTCGAGCAGAACGGCGTTGACCTGACCGGTCTGACCGGGACGGGAGGTGACGCGGGCGCGGCCTTCCGAGGTCTCGATGACGGCGCCTTTCGTGATGATGTTTCGGCGGACGTAGTTGGGGTTGGCGTCGTTCTCGACGACGTCCTCGATCTCCGCGGAGACGGTCTCGCCGCCCTTGTTGACGCTGGCGACGTTCGTCGCGAGCGCGCGGGTCTTCGTCTCGTTACCGCGGACGTCGACGGTCCGGTATCGCGGCTCGCCGACCTGCGTCTCCGTCGGCAGGCGCCCGAGTTCGTTCTTGCGGCGCTTGCGGACGTTCTTCAGTCGACCACCGGTTCGCTTGCGCGTGGAGCGTCCCTGGTTTTGCATACTCACACCCAGTCCCGGCGCATATTTATATGCAACGAGTGCGCTCCGGTCGGGACCGCCGTCTCACCGACTCGCTACTCGTCGCCGACCAGACAGTAGGCGTGTCCGGGCTCCTCGAGGGTCGTCTCCGCGTCATCGTCGTAGTAGTTCGAAAAGACGGCGCGCTCGGCGTAGTAGATCCGTCCGTCGACCGGCACCGCCGCGCTGGTGACCCGACCCCGGTTCCGGACTCGCCATCGTCGGTCGCCGGTCTCCTTGTCGAGGGCGTACAGGTGCGAATCGTACGAGCCGGCCAGCACCGTCTCCGCGGTGACCGTCAGCGCGCCGATGACGCGGCCGCCGACGTCCGTCGACCACAGCTCATCGCCCGAGTCGGGATCGAGCGCGTAGACGGAGCCGTCGTCGCTGCCCATGTAGACGACGTCCGCGTCGACGTCGACGGCCGGATTCGACATGATCACCTCGCCCGTCTCGAAGGCCCACTCCTCCGAACCGTCCTCGAGGTCGAGACAGTAGGAGTTCCCGTCCCAGCTACCGACGTAGCCGTAGCCGTCGTGGGCCGCGACGGTGCCCTTGATCTGGGCGCCCTTGCGGAAGGCGCCGCCCTCCTGTTTCTCCCCGTCGGCGTCGGCCTGAAAGGACCACGCGAACTCGAGGGAGGGGTACTCCCAGCAGTAGACGACGCCGTCGTTCGACCCGAAGAGCAGCCGGCCCGCCTCGAGATCGATCGTCGGCGAGGGGTGGGCCTGCCCCCAGACGCGGTCGTCGCTCCACGTCGGCTCGCCGGTGTCGGGATCGATCTCCCAGATCGCGCCGGAGGAGGGCGGGGCGTACTCGGAGACGACGTAGAGGCTGCCGTCGTGGTAGGCCGGACTCGAGCCGATCGCGAGCGGGCCGCCCAGATCGCCGTCCTCCGAGCGCGTGCGCCAGACGAGGTCCCCGCTCTCGGTATCCAGCGCGTAGAGGTCGCCGTCGTAGCCGCCGATGAAGGCGGTGTCGCCGATGATCGCCGCCGAGCCGTGAAAGCCCTTGTTCGTCGCGTCCGTCTTCGTCGTCCACTGCAGTTCGCCAGACGGGGCGTAGCCGTACACCCAGCCGGTGTCGCCGGCGAAGACGATCGTCTCGCCGTCGGGCGTCGGGACGGGACTGGACTTGGCGGCCGTGTGGTCGGCGGCGTTGATCGGAGCCGACCAGTTGACGCGCACCGACTCCGGGACGGTCTCGTCGGGGTAGTAGCCGAGCCGTCGGAGGCCGTTCTGGAACAGCGACACCGCGTCCGTGTCGTCGACGAGGTCGCCCAGCGTACTCGGGAGGTCGACGCAGCCGGCGAGTCCCGTCGCCGCGGCGGCGCCGCCCGCGCCGAGGAGTCGTCGCCTCGAGACGTCGCCAGCGCCGTCTCGATCGCGTCCGGTCGCCGCGCGTCGGTTCGTGAATCGCATTCCAAGTTCTACTGACCGTCACGCGTTCCGACAGCTAAAGAACGGTGGTTTCCGCGGGACTCGAGTCCCGCGGGGACGAGCCGTGTTGCCGAAATCACTCCTGTAGGCATCGACGACCGCGCACCGACCGTTTTCGCGTTCGGGTTCGCTTCCTCCGTCGCTCACCGCTCACGCGAAAAATCTCGACCAAAAAAGGCCACTCCCTCACTTCGTTCGGTCGTGGTGGGTGTCGTCGAGCCTACTCCTGCTGGGCGTCGACCACGGCCACGCCCGCCAGGTTCACGATGTCCTTGACCTCGTCGCCCCGCTGGAGGACGTGAACCGGCTTGTCCATGCCGACCAGCATCGGGCCGATGGCGTCGGCGCCGCCGAGTCGCTGGAGCAGCTTGTAGCCGATGTTACCCGACTCGAGGTTCGGGAAGACGAGCACGTTCGCGGGGTCCTCGAGCTCCGAGAAGCCGTAAGTGCCCTCGAGGATGTCCTCGACGACGGCCGTGTCGGCCTGCATCTCGCCGTCGACCGGGAAGTCGGCCTCGGGGTCCGCCTGGAGCATGCTCGCGGCGCGTCGGGGTCTGCGGGTCGCTTCGTTGTCGACGCTGCCGAAGTTCGAGTACGAGAGCAGCGCTGCGCGCGGTTCGATGTTGAACCGGCGTGCGAGCTTGCCCGTCTGTTTGGTGACCTCCGCGAGGACCTCCTCGTCGGGGTCCTGGTTGACCGTCGCGTCGGCGACGAAGATCACGCGGTTCTTGAACGTCAGCATGTAGACGCCGGCAGCGTAGTCGACGTCGTCGTCGGTGCCGATGACCTGCAGCGGCGGTCGCAGCGCCGACGGGTAGTGATGCGAGAGGCCGGTCAGGAGGGCGTCGGCGTCGCCCTGTTCGACCATCACGCTGCCGAAGTAGTTGGTGTCGCGCTCGATGAGTTCGCCGGCCTCGCTCCGGGTGATCCCCTTGCGGGAACGGAGTTCGTGGAGTCGATCGGCGTACTCCTCGTAGTCGCCGACCGACGGGTCCGCGACCTGCGGATCGAAGTCCAGTCCGAGGTTGGCCGAGGTCTGGCGGATCTCGCTCTCGTCGCCGATGAGGATCGGCAGCGCGATCCCCTGCTCCTGGATCTGGTAGGCCGCGCGGATCATCTTCTCGTTCTCGCCCTCCGCGAGCGCGACCGTCTTGGGATCGCTCTTTGCCTTGTTGAGGACGACGCGCATCATCTCGCGGGACTTCCCGAGGCGGGCCTCGAGTTCCTCCTCGTACTCGTCTAAGTCGAGTTCGGTGCGTGCGGCGCCGGACTCCATCGCGGCCTCCGCGATCGCCGGCGCGACGCGGAAGAGCACGCGCGGGTCGACCGGCTTGGGAATGATGTAGTCGGGGCCGTACTGGATCGGTTCGTCGCCGTAGGCCTTGACGACCGCGTCGGGGACGTCCTGGCGGGCGAGGTCTGCCAGCGCCTCGGCGCAGGCGACCTTCATCTCCTCGTTGATCTCGGTCGCGCGCACGTCGAGCGCGCCGCGGAAGATGAAGGGGAAGCCGAGCACGTTGTTGACCTGGTTCGGGTAGTCCGAGCGGCCGGTGGCCATGATGACCGTGTCGTCGCGGGCTTCTTTGGCCTCCTCGTAGCCGATCTCGGGATCGGGGTTGGCCATCGCGAAGATGATCGGATCGTCGGCCATCGAGCGGACCATGTCCTGCGAGACGATGCCGCCGATCGAGAGGCCGACGAACACGTCGGCGCCCTCCATCGCGTCCGCGAGGCCGCCTTCGGGGAGGTCCCGGGCGAACTGCCGTTTGTACTCGTTGACGTCGCCCTCCTCCGCGCGGGCCTCGGTGATGATCCCCGAGGAGTCACACATCGTGATGTTCTCCTTTCGGACGCCCAGCGACTCGTAGAAGCGGGCCGACGCGATCGCGCTCGCGCCGGCGCCGGAGAAGACGACCTCGAGTTCCTCGAGGCTCTTCCCGGCGATGTCGGCGGCGTTGAGCAGCGCGGCGCCGGAGATGATCGCGGTACCGTGCTGGTCGTCGTGGAAGACGGGAATGTCGATCTCCTCGCGCAGGCGTTCCTCGATGGTGAAACAGCCCGGCGCCTTGATGTCCTCTAGGTTGACGCCGCCGAACGTCGGTTCCATCATCTTGATGGCCTCGACGATCTTGTCGGGGTCGGCCTCGTCGAGTTCAACGTCGAAGACGTCGATGTCGGCGAAGCGCTTGAACAGCACGCCCTTCCCCTCCATGACGGGTTTCGAGGCCTGCGCGCCGATATCTCCCAGTCCCAGCACCGCGGAGCCGTTCGAGACGACGCCGACGAGGTTCCCCTTGGCCGTGTACTGGTAGGCGTCGGTCGGGTCCTCGTCGATCTCCGTACACGGCGCGGCGACCCCGGGCGAGTACGCGAGCGAGAGGTCGCGTTGGGTATTCGTCGGTTTCGTTGTCGAAATCTCTATCTTTCCCGGCGGATCGGTTCGGTGATACTCGAGTGCGTCCTCGTCTAATCCCATATTGGGGACACTGCAGGGGAGTACTAAAAACAATGTGAAGGTCAGTTTCGACAATCGTCGAATTTTCGATCCGATCCGATCGGTGCTCGAGACCGACGCGTTCCCCGATTCGACCGTTTTATACGCTCCGCGCCAGTGGAATGGGGTATGGACGTCGCGCTTGGTGGGACGTTCGACCCCGTCCACGACGGCCACCGTCGGCTGTTCGAACGGGCGTTCGAACTCGGAGACGTGACTGTGGGACTGACGAGCGACGAACTCGCACCGAAGACACGACACGTCGAACGCCGCGTCAGATCGTTCGACGAACGGAAGGAAGCGCTGGAGGCGGAGCTCGAGTCGTTCGCCGCGGACCACGACCGGCAGTTCGAGGTGCGGTGTCTCGAGGAACCGACCGGCATCGCGACCGAACCGCAGTTCGACTATCTGGTCGTCTCGCCGGAGACGAAAGACGGCGGCGAGCGGATCAACGAGATCCGTCGGGAGCGCGGCCACGACCCCCTCGAGGTCGTCGTCGTGCCGCACGTCCGCGCGGAGGACGGCGATATCATCTCGAGCACCCGAATCGTCGAAGGCGAGATCGACGAACACGGAAACGTGCGCGACGAAGGGGACGACGCGGCCGAAGCCAACTGACGGTCGCGGATCGTTCCGATGGCCCAGCCGGGGAGCGAACCGGGTGACAGCGCGATGATCGTTCGACTCGCGAATTTCGTTCTCGTAGCGTATACTTACGCCGGCGCAGTACGGGACTATTCCGATGAAACAGTCGAAACGGTCGGCTCGGTCGAGTCACCACCGCGGCGGCTCGAGGCCCGCGGTTTCGAGCAGGTCCTTCCAGCGAGACTGGATCGAGAGCCGCGAAACGTCCGCAGCGTCGGCGACGGCGCCCTGCGTTCGGCCCTCGCCGGCGACGAGCGACCCGGCGTAGACGCTGGCCGCGAGGACGGCTCGCTTCGATCGGTCGTCCTCGGGAACGTCAGTCAGGAAGAGATCCACCGCACACGACCGCGCCTCGGTCGATAGCTCCAGTCGATCGGCGATCCGATCGAGTTCCTCGAGCCACGGTTCGTATTCGATCCGGTCCCGCGCGCTGTGCATACGGCCGGCTATCGGTGCAGCCCGCATAAAGGTACGGCACGACACGTCAGAAAACGAGTACATATTCGGACGGCTGGCGCGAAAGAGTACCGAACGAACCGTCCAATCCGGTGCTACGCTGGACAACGTTCAGCTACGAACGAGTAGCCGAAATGGCTGTTCTCTGGTATTTTCACTAGGACACGACTACTAAACCGGGTTGTCTCCGTCCGTCACAATAGACGCTCGTCCGGTCTCGCTGCACGGCTGCGTCCCGTCCATGAAAGAGCCAACCTGCAAGCTCGTCTGTACCGGCTGCGGCCTCGAGATGCCGTACCGGAATCGATCGCTGGCCGAACAAGCGGCGGAGCTGCACCAGCTCCGGGATTCGGAGCACGTGACGTTTATCGTGCCGCCGGACTGGTCGCCCGAAGAGCCAGTGAAACAGCGGTAGCGCGTATCGACAGGTACTTACTCGAT from Haloterrigena sp. KLK7 includes these protein-coding regions:
- the pstB gene encoding phosphate ABC transporter ATP-binding protein PstB — protein: MTNEQMTSSETESTDDQPAPTPGTGGLTDSADAGAETVTDRTLLEARDLDVYYGDDQALQGINMEIPEKQVTALIGPSGCGKSTFLRSINRMNDLIDIARVEGDLYFRGKNVYDDDVDPVALRRKVGMVFQSPNPFPKSIRDNVAYGLRVQGKDDNVDEKVRTALERAALWDEVKDQLDSSGLDLSGGQQQRLCIARAIAPDPEVILMDEPASALDPVATSKIEDLIEDLAEEYTVVIVTHNMQQAARISDKTAVFLTGGELVEFDDTDKIFENPEHDRVEDYITGKFG
- the pstA gene encoding phosphate ABC transporter permease PstA; its protein translation is MAADTRDEPVDSGFGQISRTKDVAFRLLALAATLIGIVSLAALLLNVAVDAVGWLDWQFLTNPPHPDPYQAGFLPAIVGSIAIMLVIALVTFPLGVGAAIYLEEYAGDGYLTKFIQLNIANLAGVPSVVYGLLGLGLFVGLFSIGYGSVLAAAFTVALLILPIVIISAQEAIRSVPDSQRQASYGMGATKWQTIRNVVLPRAMPGIMTGTILALGRAIGETAPLIMIAAPTTVFGLPNGPFSKVSAMPLQIYNWASYPQTEFQYGVVAAGVVTLLVVLLTINSIAIVIRNRYQQRT
- the pstC gene encoding phosphate ABC transporter permease subunit PstC — translated: MSQPDFSHDDIRTARGTAFKYLFLLCALLSILTTLGIILTLLIDAVDFFAQVSPVEFLTGTEWNPTHDPVSFGVLPLISGTLVITIGSAMVALPIGLLTAIYLSEYASDRQRAYLKPALEVLAGVPTVVYGYFALVYVTPALDTFLPLSTFNALSASIMVGIMIIPMVSSISEDAMSAVPDSLRQASYGLGATKFTVSTSVVVPAALSGIFSSFILALSRAIGETMIVAIAAGQTPRMVDLSDPAGMFLNSIQPMTSAMVQIGTGDLVGQGPAYKSLFAVGLTLFVITFAMNLISELVASRYREVYR
- a CDS encoding PstS family phosphate ABC transporter substrate-binding protein encodes the protein MSRETTASLPTESGRRDFLAAAGVALSGGLAGCSGVFAAEGKQVNVAGSSTVFPVTEAIASAFSEENPTVNISLSKTGTGGGFGNFFCAGRTDINNASRAIADAEIEQCGNNDVTPIEFQIATDALTVVVNPEADWVDCLTVEQLQEIWRTDGAQRWSELDDEWPDEEIELYGAATTSGTFDYFNEAVLGEELNHRSDYYATERDRTIVQGVRGSEYAMGYFGFSYYSENPDSIKAVSIDSGDGCVEPSIETAMSGEYTPLSRPLFIYVAKQSLTKPAVRDFVRFYMERAATDLVSDVGYVPIDEETRDENLEKLDAAVAEVTE
- the pstB gene encoding phosphate ABC transporter ATP-binding protein PstB; translated protein: MTANGTRSVSTSDDSNALEDTSIPGNAPLGSPRIDDAVIEARELDVYYGDDQALQRIDMDIPERKVTALIGPSGCGKSTFLRSINRMNDLIDIARVEGDLYFRGKNVYDDDVDPVALRRKIGMVFQSPNPFPKSIRDNVAYGLRVQDKDDNVDEQVRTALERAALLEEVEDQLDSSGLDLSGGQQQRLCIARAIAPDPEVVLMDEPASALDPIATAKIEDLIEDLSEEYTVVIVTHNMQQAARISDKTAVFLTGGELVEFDDTDKIFENPEHDRVEDYITGKFG
- a CDS encoding PhoU domain-containing protein, which codes for METRKVQVTGGSTFTVSLPKSWAIDNDVSAGTTVEFYPEEDSLLLTPQNETDRQTGTLDITDLEGERLTRAVMTMYVSGFDIIRLSAGRITTDQRSAIRSATQSLVGVEVLEETTDSVVIQDLLDSSELSIVNAVSRMRLIARAMLEDAVTALVENDDDIAQDVIERDDDVDRLWQVVSRIFRATLRSPRAAEELGVHREDCFDFHSSARQLERVADHAAKISNLALKLEAIPGDVADALVDLHDDVSDILEKSMDALVAEDSDEATDLGHAAREAILEIDEHTRTIDDMLRELEPVQAQSLGLIVDSLSRSADYGGNIAETALQKAAPRP